CTGATTCAGAAAGCAAGCCGGGCTGCCCACGGTTATGGAAGTGCCAGGcagcgtctctctgggacccatcctgtcctctccctcctctgaggaCTGTGACTCAGGTTGAGGTGTCCATTAACTTCATAGGGATTGAGGTCAGACAGCAAGAAGAACTTATAGAGTGTCTCCAAACTAGCTGTTCACAGGAGTCAAATCATACATGTTTCTTTCCCAGACCAGTGCATGGAATTGCCTATGCGCCTCCACCTCCTTAAATGTACCTCCACCTCCTTCAAAGTGGTCATGTTTTCTCTAGCAGCATGCTGGTGGTGGGGCGGGTTGGAGGGACTGTGTGTCCATTTGAAGAAAGATCAGCTCTTTCTCACGTTTCAGGGAAAGTGTCTGTGGCTACTTGAACTCTAACCAGATTTGCAGAAAGCACTCCCCTGACCTCGAGCCCGTGCATGAAGAAATAGGCAGGATCATGCAATTGATTGCTGGCTCATTTCACATTATTCCGTTTTGCTGGGAGCTGGGTTTTAAATCACAACCCCTGGCCAGATGGGCTTTTGTGCGCGGCCGGCCGGGTTAACCCTGTGCCTGCTCTTCTCTTCTTGCAGCCCTATGACCTCCTCCTTACCACCCGCTCCAATTGCTGGACTTCAGATCTGACCCCAGACCTGCCTGCTGCCTCGGGAGGGCCAGCCTCCCCTCCCGTCATCGGGCAAGATGCCGATCCTCAAGCAGCTGGTGTCTAGCTCGGTGCACTCCAAACGCCGCTCCCGAGTGGACCTCACGGCCGAGATGATCAGTGCCCCGCTGGGCGACTTCCGCCACACCATGCACGTGGGCCGGGCGGGGGACGCCTTTGGGGACACCTCGTTCCTCAACAGCAAGGCTGGCGAGCTGGACGGCGAGTCCCTGGATGAccaggcctcctcctcctcctccaaacgCAGCCTCCTGTCCCGGAAGTTCCGGGGCAGCAAGCGGTCACAGTCGGTGACCAGGGGGGACCGGGAGCAGAGGGACATGCTGGGCTCCCTGCGGGACTCGGCCCTCTTTGTCAAGAATGCCATGTCCCTGCCCCAGCTGAACGAGAAGGAGGCCGCCGAAAAGGGCTCCAGCAAGCTGCCCAAGAGCCTGTCGTCTAGCCCCGTGAAGAAGGCAAATGCCGGCGAGGGCggagaggagcaggaggtgggCGTGGGAGAGGTGGTGCCCCGGCGGAACGGGGCTGCTGCCCCCCACTCCCCTGACCCCCTCCTCGATGAGCAGGCCTTCGGGGACCTGACAGATCTGCCCGTCGTGCCCAAGGCCAGCTTCGGGCTGAAGCATGCCGAGTCCATCATGTCCTTCCACATCGACCTGGGGCCCTCCATGCTGGGCGACGTCCTCAGCATCATGGACAAGGAGGAGTGGGAAGCAGAGGAGGACGATGGCGGTTTCCATGGTGACGATGCTCCAGCAGGCGGTCTCCCCCAGGACCCCCCTTCCGTGGCAGAGGCCCCTCCCCTGATTAGGCAGGAAGGCAAGGCAAGCCCTGACTTGCCCCCACTGCCCCCCCAGGCTCTGCAGGACGAGGGGTGGGCGGCGGCGGCCCCTAGCCCCGGCTCGGCCCGCAGTGTGGGTAGCCACACCACGAGGGACAGCAGCTCCCTCTCCAGCTGCACCTCGGGTGTCCTGGAGGAGCGCAGCCCTGCCTTCCGGGGGCCAGACAAGGCCCGGGCTCCTCTCGCCAGGCAGCCCGACAAGGAGTTCTCCTTCatggacgaggaggaggaggatgaaataCGAGTGTGAGGCGGGCAGGAGATGGTGGCTGCACACTCTTGGCCTCATCTCCCTGTGCCCAGCCCGCCACcaccctcctctttcctctccctgtgcGTGGGCAGCCAAGAGCCTGGCTTCGGCCACACATCCTGGACCTCATAGATGAGGGGCATTGGCCAAGCCTGGGCACCTGTGGAGGACTTCGGGAGCCGGCCTGGGTGCCGACGGGGTGCCTGACTTCATTGCACGCCTTGCTCTCCCCGAGCTCTCTACGACAGGGCTGTTCTGGAAGCAGGAATCAGTTTTGCCTGGCCTCAGACGGATGCCAGGGGTCAGCCTGACTTCCTGCCTCGTGCAGCAATGGCAGGTCAGCCCAGGGACGGCCTGAGGGCCAGAGCTAAGGACATGGGGCTCACTTTTCCCTCCTGGCGTTTCTGCTGTGACTGGCGGTGTTTGCCAGGGTAAGTGCACGTGGCAGGAGGACCGGGGTGGTCACACATCCCGGCCCCTCCCTACACCGTCCCTGGCTCCTGCACCGGAAGCCTGGAGCCCCTTGGAGTAAAGCTGGACCGAATTTGTACACTAAACGCGTCCCCTTCCTGGGGACGAGAACAGGAAGGAAACCCCGGGGCTGCTTGAATTTTCAAGAAGGGGCCCTTCCGGGACGACACTAGGAACAGGCTGCGGCCCTCAGTCTCTGTGGGTCTGTTCGTTCGTTCTTGTTATGTTTAAATCCTTCTAGAGCAATATCAGGAACAGTGTTAGTAGGCCTGCCACCAGAGGGAAAATCCAATCCCTTTAGAAAACCTTTATACTAAGCGCTTCCAAACTTTGTTTAGAACTATACGGGGTGGGTATCTCTATgtcgccgccccccccccccccttggCTATTAACAACTGAAGGCGGCCAGTGtagaaaatttctggaaaatgattttttaaaaaataatatatcattcCTATGGAGGGATAAAAGCTTTTTTGACTGGGTTattccctccccgcccctcccccccaacaaaCACTActtccccttcccttctcagCTCTGCCAGCTGACCCCCTTCCCCACTTCGGGGGCCAGGGCCCCTGCATACAGGGGTGCCAGATTTAGCAGCAAAACAGAATGCTAggttaaattagaatttcaggcatacaaaggataattttttagtgtaagtatgccCCATGCCATGTTGAAACACACTTACACGCTAAGAAATTATTTGCTGTtattctgaaattcacatttccctGTGTGTCCTGTGACCCTGCCCGAGGGGACTGAGTGGGAGCCGGGCTGTGAGCCCCCGGGGTTAACTGATGATGATCTTTTCTGTCCTGGGAACAGGCTGACGCCCCTCCTCCTGTCCGCTTGTAGCCATGGCGGGGGAGGGACAGGCAGAACTAACTAGCCCAGGATCCAGCCCGGGCTGGTGGGCGGGGCCCCCCCAGGCTGCCAGCTTTTGCTGGATCCTTACTCAGACACTAACTTAGTTCCTGATTCGAGCACCTCGAGCGGAGCTCCCACGGTGGGGGAGGAATCGGAAGGTTGTGCAGCCTCTGCCAGCTGCCCTTGAAACCCATTCAGACCGTGGTCACTTCCAGATTCTAAActgtatatttttctcatgatattGTTAAAACAGCGGGGAAACATTAAAAAAGCCCTGTAGCACACCTTGTGTCCGCCTCTACTTCTGGGGAGGGCTTTTTCAGGAGGGGGCGGTGAGGGTGTGGATTGGGGGGGGTCCCAGGGCTGCCCATGGCTCTGGGGCCCTGAGGCGGCTTCTCTCTCTGTCGCTTGGGCCCCCGCTCCTGGACTGCTCTCCAGCGGCTCAAAGGACGAGgcctctgtgcccatctgcctggGCAGGCCCTTCAGGGCTCTGGGACTTTGGTGTCCCAACCACCACTTACCAGTTGGGAGCCCTCGGGCACTTAGTCGCTTAGctcctttgttcttccttctccccgTCTGTTAAATGGGAATCCTGCTGCTCCcacgggggcggggtggggggggggggtcagacACAGTCACTGATAACGGCGTTTGCAAAGTTGTTATTAAACAGGGAGACTGTTCTCCCAAGCTGCAGGTGCCGAAGCGCGTGGGAGCTGTCGCTGCCGCTGAGAAAAGGggccaccctccccctccctccccctttacCATCTGACCTGCAGAATCAACTTACACAGGCAGTGCCTTCTCTGTTCAGCTTTGTGGCCCAGGGAGGTAGACTCATGTCCCCGTTTTACAGACTAACGTGCTGGCGAGGCCACATGGCCACCTTCTCCAAAGTCACCAAGTAGTAGAGTCAGAATATTATGGATTCAGAACCCTCTTCAGCTCGCCACTCAGGGGCGCCCCGAAGCTTCATCCCTTTGGGGAGTGAGGTGGGGGTGTGTCTGCCCTGGGTGGGGTCACTGGGTCACCCAGTTCCTGCCCCAccaccctcccttcctcacaCGCgccttcccctctgcctgggcGTCTTGGAAGAGGATGTCAGCCTGGCAGGGCCAGCCGGCTGCTGGCTGAAGCCCCTTAcaagccctccctcccacctggggCCCAGTGTGGCTGAGTTCCTGGAAACCCCGCCCCTGGCCTCGAGCCTCTACGGAGAAATCTGGGCTTGTGCCCATCCTCTCCCTGGGAAGCAATAAGAAGCAGAATTAAACCGTCACCCAGGGCCCTCTGCCCCTAGAGGGGCCCATAATGAGGGACAGGGctaagaggaggaaggagcaggcgGTGTGGGGGCCccgagggaggaagggagagaggccgTGGGACTGGGGCACACACCCGCAGCCCAGGGCGGGGACGGGGACCCAGAGGCTGCAGTCCAGCTCCCGACGACTGAAGAGAGGAAGGCAGTGTTCACCGAGGCCCAGGAGGGTGCAGGGAGGGCTCCTACTGTGCCTCCCAGATACAGTGTGAACACCCCTGCTCCATCACAAGCACGCACCCGGGATTCTTGAGGGGCTGGGAGAAACCAGTCCCCCCGAGGGTGCAGACCTGCTTTTTGATTTGATGGAAAAGCACCAGCCATTCAGGAAGACCCAGGGGCCTGCAGAGAGACCTGGCTGGACTTACAGATTTGGGAGCACGCATTCTGGTTGGGGGCCCAATGGGCCCACCAGACACATATGGGATAACCAGGCAGGGCCAGCCTAGCCACGCCAGCTCTAATTTTggtttgctgtgtggccttggcctactcattttccctctctgggcaGCTTTAGTTTCTCCATCTTGAAATTAGGCACAGCATAGTTGTTTTCCCCTTTTTACCAGAAGTTCTGTTTGCAGTGAGATCGCATGTTGAACCCCCAGACATGAACAGGCCAAGCCAGAGCTTCCTGTGTGGGGGCAGGTTTAGGGGGTCCTTACTCCCTCCCCTGCGGCCTCTGAGGTTCGCCTGGGAAACCCAGGGCCCCCGCAGAGCATGTCTCACCTTAAAGATGTTCCGTAAGGCCCCTTCTAC
The sequence above is drawn from the Equus przewalskii isolate Varuska chromosome 10, EquPr2, whole genome shotgun sequence genome and encodes:
- the CDC42EP4 gene encoding cdc42 effector protein 4 → MPILKQLVSSSVHSKRRSRVDLTAEMISAPLGDFRHTMHVGRAGDAFGDTSFLNSKAGELDGESLDDQASSSSSKRSLLSRKFRGSKRSQSVTRGDREQRDMLGSLRDSALFVKNAMSLPQLNEKEAAEKGSSKLPKSLSSSPVKKANAGEGGEEQEVGVGEVVPRRNGAAAPHSPDPLLDEQAFGDLTDLPVVPKASFGLKHAESIMSFHIDLGPSMLGDVLSIMDKEEWEAEEDDGGFHGDDAPAGGLPQDPPSVAEAPPLIRQEGKASPDLPPLPPQALQDEGWAAAAPSPGSARSVGSHTTRDSSSLSSCTSGVLEERSPAFRGPDKARAPLARQPDKEFSFMDEEEEDEIRV